The proteins below come from a single Roseiflexus sp. RS-1 genomic window:
- the cas8c gene encoding type I-C CRISPR-associated protein Cas8c/Csd1 translates to MNWMQSLYETYEQCAKGGLVGYVSGTKRPLLPICHITIQAHIEVVIDGCGNFRRAQLVSKDDAVTIIPATESSASRSGSKPECHPLCDKLQYLAGDFVKYGGKVTSGFQRNPAEPHQNFVTLLSGWNSKCLHPKVSAILKYIQKGTLMADLVKEGVLLIDHRRLLAKDDIEPEKRRGTIFDVLNDQGDAVVRWVVEIPGDTESRVWRDTKVWDSWIDYYLNHRSGTSEICFVIGEERTLTNNHPKYIRREGDNAKLISSNDTQGFTFRGRFITDEQACSVSLEASHKAHYALMWLIDRQGYRDGDLAIVAWAISGATVTVPQPTDDPIATLFGDLPSDDKSIDTAQDVAIRLKKKIAGYRQEIGDRTDVVVMGVDSATPGRLAVIYYRTLKGSDFLDRIETWHDTCAWRHTYRVIEERDTNGKLYRRRIPFIGAPAPADIAEAAYGRRLDDRLKQATIKRLLPCIVDGQPLPRDLVESAIRRASNPVVLSDDQKEKVLTIACALYRKYMYGKEQYDMALDETRRTRDYLYGRLLAIADVIEERALYKAEQNRPTNAIRYMQQFSQRPFRTWKQIHDLLMPYLMRLGGRAYYYKNLIAEVESMFTPEDFVSTRSLSGEYLLGFYCQRQKLLEKRADDREDDNDGTSI, encoded by the coding sequence ATGAACTGGATGCAGAGCCTGTATGAGACGTATGAACAGTGTGCCAAGGGAGGACTCGTCGGCTACGTTTCCGGTACGAAGCGACCGTTGCTACCGATCTGTCATATCACCATCCAGGCGCATATCGAGGTCGTCATTGACGGCTGTGGTAACTTTCGTCGCGCCCAGTTGGTTTCAAAAGACGATGCGGTGACGATCATACCTGCAACAGAATCATCCGCCAGTCGCAGCGGTAGCAAACCAGAATGCCATCCACTCTGCGATAAATTGCAGTACCTGGCGGGAGATTTTGTCAAGTACGGCGGTAAGGTGACTTCTGGTTTTCAGCGCAATCCCGCGGAGCCGCATCAAAACTTCGTCACGTTGCTGTCGGGCTGGAACTCCAAATGCCTACATCCGAAGGTTTCGGCAATACTCAAGTACATCCAAAAGGGGACACTCATGGCTGATCTGGTGAAAGAAGGTGTCTTACTGATCGATCATCGGCGATTACTCGCAAAAGATGACATTGAGCCAGAGAAACGTCGTGGAACTATCTTTGATGTATTGAATGATCAGGGTGACGCGGTCGTGCGATGGGTCGTAGAGATACCAGGAGATACTGAAAGTCGCGTGTGGCGTGATACGAAAGTATGGGACAGTTGGATCGACTATTACCTGAATCACAGATCAGGAACAAGCGAAATCTGTTTCGTGATCGGAGAAGAGCGGACGCTGACCAACAATCACCCAAAATATATTCGCCGTGAAGGAGACAATGCCAAACTAATCTCGTCCAATGATACCCAAGGTTTTACCTTTCGCGGACGATTTATCACCGACGAGCAGGCTTGTAGCGTCAGTTTAGAGGCGTCGCATAAAGCACATTACGCACTAATGTGGTTGATCGACCGACAGGGGTACCGTGACGGTGATCTGGCGATTGTTGCCTGGGCAATCTCGGGCGCGACAGTGACAGTGCCACAACCAACCGATGACCCGATTGCCACTCTCTTCGGCGATCTCCCATCTGATGACAAGAGTATTGACACTGCTCAGGACGTCGCTATTCGCCTGAAGAAGAAAATCGCTGGCTATCGCCAGGAGATTGGTGATCGAACGGACGTCGTTGTGATGGGGGTTGACTCGGCGACGCCAGGGCGATTGGCGGTTATCTATTATCGCACCTTGAAAGGTTCGGATTTTCTTGATCGCATCGAAACATGGCATGACACCTGCGCCTGGCGACACACCTATCGGGTGATTGAAGAACGCGATACAAATGGGAAGCTTTACAGGCGCAGGATTCCATTTATTGGCGCACCTGCGCCGGCTGACATTGCTGAGGCGGCGTATGGTCGTCGTCTTGATGACAGATTGAAGCAGGCAACGATTAAGCGTCTGCTTCCCTGCATTGTGGATGGTCAACCGTTACCGCGTGATCTGGTTGAGTCAGCGATCAGGCGGGCTTCCAACCCGGTCGTTTTGAGCGATGACCAGAAGGAGAAAGTCCTTACCATCGCCTGTGCACTCTACCGAAAATATATGTATGGAAAGGAGCAATACGACATGGCGCTCGATGAAACCAGGAGAACGAGGGATTATCTCTACGGTCGTTTGTTGGCGATTGCTGATGTTATTGAAGAGCGAGCACTCTATAAAGCAGAGCAAAATCGTCCAACAAACGCAATCCGCTATATGCAGCAATTTTCACAGCGCCCCTTCCGCACATGGAAGCAGATTCACGATCTGCTCATGCCTTATCTCATGCGTCTGGGCGGTAGAGCCTACTACTACAAGAACCTGATTGCAGAGGTTGAGAGCATGTTTACACCTGAAGACTTTGTGAGTACAAGATCGCTCAGCGGCGAGTATTTGCTCGGTTTCTACTGTCAGCGGCAGAAACTGCTGGAAAAACGGGCTGATGACAGGGAAGATGATAATGATGGCACATCCATCTAA
- the cas5c gene encoding type I-C CRISPR-associated protein Cas5c, translating into MDHRNSVTFKVWGRYALFTDPLTRIGGEKYSYQVPTYEALKGILSSVYWKPTIVWIIDKVRVMKPIRTQPRSVKPLKYHASGNDLAIYTYLADVEYQVQAHFEWNKNRPDLEHDRNEHKHHSVARRMIDRGGRRDVFLGTRECQGYVEPCKFGEGEGFYDNYGELSLGVMFHGFDYPDEYKPGEFWARFWRATMKDGIITFPRPDDQNKILRRFVRPMNAKPPATVGLQEKNLLEGDEEGRQ; encoded by the coding sequence ATGGATCATCGAAACAGTGTGACGTTCAAGGTATGGGGAAGATATGCCCTGTTCACCGATCCACTCACTCGCATTGGCGGGGAAAAATACTCATACCAGGTTCCCACGTATGAGGCGCTGAAAGGGATATTAAGCTCGGTCTACTGGAAGCCGACTATTGTCTGGATCATTGACAAAGTGCGGGTCATGAAGCCTATCCGCACGCAGCCGCGTAGCGTAAAGCCACTCAAGTATCACGCGAGTGGCAACGATCTCGCAATCTACACCTATCTTGCCGATGTCGAGTATCAGGTTCAGGCGCATTTTGAGTGGAATAAGAATCGTCCCGATCTGGAACATGATCGCAATGAACACAAGCATCATTCGGTGGCCAGGCGAATGATAGATCGTGGCGGCAGGCGAGATGTATTTCTCGGTACACGCGAATGTCAGGGATATGTTGAACCGTGCAAGTTTGGCGAGGGGGAAGGATTCTACGACAACTACGGCGAGTTGTCGCTTGGCGTTATGTTTCACGGCTTTGACTACCCTGATGAGTACAAACCTGGTGAATTTTGGGCGCGGTTCTGGCGCGCAACCATGAAGGATGGAATCATCACTTTTCCAAGGCCAGATGATCAGAACAAAATCCTGCGCAGATTTGTGCGCCCGATGAATGCTAAACCACCTGCTACGGTGGGATTGCAAGAGAAAAACTTGCTGGAAGGCGATGAAGAAGGGAGGCAGTAA
- the cas4 gene encoding CRISPR-associated protein Cas4, with translation MTREYTPDELLPLSGIQHFLFCRRQWALIHIEMQWQDNVLTVEGKQLHERVDDPFFVETRRDVVISRSVPVASYTLGLSGVCDVVEFTRSPEGVRLPGREGFYQPAPIEYKRGHPKRDPVDEAQLCAQAMCLEEMLAVPIPRGFLYYGKTRRREPVELTEDLRRLVRDAAAEMHAYMARGYTPRVKTSKACRSCSLADLCLPNLQEKTSSVQTYIRRQIEQA, from the coding sequence ATGACCCGCGAATACACACCAGACGAACTACTGCCCCTTTCCGGCATCCAGCACTTTCTCTTCTGCCGCCGCCAGTGGGCATTGATTCACATCGAGATGCAGTGGCAGGACAATGTGCTGACGGTAGAAGGCAAACAGTTGCACGAACGGGTCGATGATCCCTTCTTTGTGGAAACGCGCCGCGATGTGGTCATTTCACGCTCAGTTCCGGTTGCATCGTACACGCTCGGTCTCTCAGGCGTCTGCGATGTGGTGGAGTTCACCCGCAGCCCGGAGGGTGTCCGGTTGCCGGGACGCGAAGGGTTCTACCAGCCTGCACCCATCGAGTACAAGCGTGGTCACCCCAAGCGCGATCCGGTAGATGAAGCTCAATTGTGTGCACAGGCGATGTGTCTGGAAGAAATGCTGGCAGTTCCCATTCCGCGCGGCTTCCTGTACTACGGCAAAACCCGTCGCCGCGAACCGGTGGAGTTGACAGAAGATCTGCGTCGTCTGGTGCGCGACGCAGCCGCCGAGATGCACGCATACATGGCGCGCGGCTATACACCGCGTGTGAAGACCAGCAAGGCGTGTCGATCCTGCTCACTGGCAGATCTCTGTCTTCCGAACCTCCAGGAAAAAACTTCTTCCGTTCAGACCTACATTCGACGGCAGATCGAGCAGGCGTGA
- the cas3 gene encoding CRISPR-associated helicase Cas3' gives MEVVLRFSPHVARRVQETRWHRSERTEPQPDGSLVWRAQIAEPKEMLPWIRGWGADVEVLGPEGLRGTLEAEVRKMARVYGVSEMKLQDALIAHRRERDGKEQSLVDHLKGTAELAKRFAGKIGLPELGEVMGLAHDFGKASKEFQDYLKSATGLKNPDEDDYIDYESRKGKIDHSTAGAQLVYEKCSHLGKEGEFLAQFLALAIASHHSGLIDCLTPTGEDNFSRRITKDDSVTHVSEARGKLPEIEDGLNKTLTLDILKQFMQKLQSLREQNDSKETIAFKLGILARFLLSCLLDADRLNTADFEFPENSVIRSYGNYVSWDMLIERLEKTFNEFAQAVAQTKEGSQAREVYQLRSQVARACREAATKPKGIYQLTVPTGGGKTLASLRFALHHAKHHGMDRVFYVAPYITIIDQNADTLRTILEPESERGRVVLEHHSNFVPEEDTHRRHSLLAENWDAPIVCTTQVQFLEALFGAGTRDTRRMHQLAKAVIILDEVQTVPIRIVHMLNVALRFLAHSCGSTVVLCTATQPPLDRLPDNPYRSLIVKQEQRIILNEVELFKSMQRVEVHYARKDGGMTNDEIVDLAGRALDSEGSVLIVVNTRAMARTLYEQIKVRRLAPTYHLSTNMCPAHRMDVLNTIKEKLAAKEPVICVSTQLIEAGVDIDFGAVIRSLAGLDSVAQSAGRCNRHGLRATPGKVWIVNPQEEDIDQLLDIKIGRDQAQRVLSEFKSGNDFIGLEAITTYYRYYYSSRKDEMDYLVRSSSAVGRDDTLFRLLSTNELSVASYRSSRGVNPPLLLNQSFQSAAREFCVIDSPTIGVIVPYGDEGKTIINALCSASELDNRVKFLRQAQRFSVCLFRRQFEELNRVGAILETNSGIHYLDERYYSKEFGWSHDPVNDMDTLIV, from the coding sequence GTGGAAGTTGTGCTACGGTTCAGCCCGCATGTGGCGCGACGGGTGCAGGAGACGCGCTGGCACCGCTCCGAGCGCACCGAGCCGCAACCCGACGGATCGCTGGTGTGGCGAGCACAGATCGCTGAGCCGAAAGAGATGCTGCCCTGGATCCGCGGCTGGGGCGCCGATGTGGAAGTGCTGGGACCGGAGGGGCTGCGCGGGACGCTGGAAGCGGAGGTGCGAAAGATGGCGAGGGTGTATGGCGTGAGTGAGATGAAGTTGCAGGATGCTCTGATTGCGCATCGACGCGAACGCGATGGTAAAGAACAATCTTTAGTTGATCATCTGAAAGGAACCGCAGAACTGGCGAAGCGTTTTGCCGGAAAAATAGGATTGCCAGAACTTGGAGAAGTCATGGGACTGGCACACGACTTCGGAAAAGCCAGCAAGGAGTTTCAGGATTACCTGAAGTCTGCTACAGGGTTGAAAAATCCAGATGAAGATGACTATATAGATTATGAGTCGCGGAAGGGAAAAATAGATCACTCTACAGCAGGGGCACAGCTTGTATATGAGAAATGCAGCCATTTAGGCAAGGAAGGCGAGTTCCTTGCGCAATTTCTGGCTCTGGCAATAGCTTCGCACCACTCCGGACTGATCGATTGTCTGACACCCACAGGTGAAGATAACTTCAGTCGACGTATTACTAAAGATGATAGTGTAACACATGTATCTGAAGCCAGGGGTAAGTTACCTGAGATCGAGGATGGTCTCAATAAAACTCTTACGCTGGATATATTAAAACAATTCATGCAAAAACTTCAAAGTCTGAGAGAACAGAACGACTCAAAGGAGACTATTGCTTTCAAACTCGGTATTCTGGCTCGTTTCCTGCTGAGTTGTCTTCTGGATGCAGATCGCCTGAACACTGCTGATTTCGAGTTTCCTGAAAACAGTGTAATCCGTAGTTATGGCAACTATGTATCCTGGGATATGCTGATTGAGCGACTGGAGAAAACATTTAATGAATTTGCACAGGCAGTCGCACAAACGAAGGAAGGTAGCCAGGCGCGGGAAGTATATCAACTGCGATCACAGGTGGCGCGGGCATGCCGTGAAGCAGCTACGAAACCAAAGGGCATTTACCAACTGACTGTACCGACTGGCGGTGGCAAGACTCTGGCAAGTCTACGCTTTGCGCTACACCATGCAAAGCATCACGGGATGGACAGGGTTTTTTACGTGGCGCCATACATTACGATTATTGACCAGAATGCTGACACCCTGCGAACAATTCTTGAGCCTGAAAGTGAACGCGGTCGTGTCGTACTCGAACACCACTCCAATTTTGTTCCAGAAGAAGATACGCATCGTCGTCATAGCCTGCTGGCGGAAAACTGGGATGCGCCGATTGTATGCACCACGCAGGTCCAATTCTTAGAGGCCTTGTTCGGTGCAGGCACGCGCGATACTCGTCGCATGCATCAACTGGCAAAAGCGGTGATTATCTTAGATGAGGTGCAGACAGTTCCAATTAGAATCGTCCATATGCTGAACGTGGCTCTGCGTTTTTTAGCGCATAGTTGTGGCTCAACGGTTGTCCTTTGTACGGCTACACAGCCGCCGCTGGATCGACTACCGGACAATCCATACCGTTCGCTTATTGTTAAGCAGGAACAACGAATCATCCTGAACGAAGTGGAACTGTTCAAGAGCATGCAGCGCGTCGAGGTTCACTATGCACGTAAAGATGGAGGAATGACGAATGATGAGATCGTCGATCTTGCCGGACGGGCACTGGATTCGGAGGGCAGTGTTCTGATCGTGGTCAATACGCGAGCGATGGCGCGAACATTGTATGAACAAATCAAAGTCAGGCGTCTGGCGCCAACATATCATCTGAGCACCAATATGTGCCCTGCACACCGAATGGATGTGCTGAATACCATCAAGGAAAAATTAGCGGCAAAAGAACCTGTTATCTGCGTGAGTACGCAACTTATCGAGGCAGGTGTAGATATTGATTTCGGCGCAGTTATTCGCTCGCTCGCAGGGTTGGACTCGGTCGCGCAGTCAGCCGGACGCTGCAACCGCCATGGATTACGCGCGACACCAGGAAAAGTTTGGATTGTCAATCCACAGGAAGAGGATATCGACCAGCTTCTCGACATTAAGATCGGTCGAGATCAGGCGCAAAGAGTTCTTAGTGAGTTCAAATCCGGGAACGACTTTATCGGATTAGAAGCAATCACTACCTATTACAGGTATTACTATTCTTCCAGGAAAGATGAAATGGACTATCTCGTTCGTTCGAGCTCAGCGGTTGGGAGGGATGATACACTGTTCAGATTGCTGTCAACAAACGAGCTTTCGGTGGCATCATACCGTTCGAGTCGTGGGGTGAATCCACCGCTCCTCTTGAATCAGTCATTCCAATCCGCCGCTAGAGAGTTTTGCGTGATTGATTCACCCACAATCGGGGTCATTGTGCCGTATGGTGATGAGGGTAAAACGATTATTAATGCATTGTGTAGCGCGTCAGAACTTGATAATCGGGTGAAATTCCTCAGACAGGCACAGAGATTCTCAGTATGTTTATTTCGGCGTCAATTTGAAGAATTAAATCGAGTTGGTGCCATCCTTGAGACGAATTCAGGGATCCACTATCTGGATGAGCGATATTACAGTAAGGAGTTTGGTTGGAGTCATGATCCGGTTAACGATATGGATACACTCATTGTATAA
- the cas1c gene encoding type I-C CRISPR-associated endonuclease Cas1c produces MKRLNNTLYVTTPDTYLSLDGETIVVKKDAHVSTRLPLHNLENIVCFNYQGVSPALMGACVDRNIGLTFLDANGRFQARVGGRTRGNVLLRKKQYRISEDRELRAAIATSFIQGKVYNCRKVLERTLRDHTLLIDVEVVRNASAALKEALTSISRCSSIEALLAVEGNAASVYFGVFDHLVLHQKDDFRFEERSRRPPRNNMNALLSFLYTLLTNEAVSALETVGLDPYVGFLHTDRPGRPSLALDLIEELRPIFADRMALSLVNRKQITAKGFTSKESGGVVMDADTRKAVIGAWQERKKEEILHPFLKERIPFGLIPHVQATLLARHLRGDLDAYPPFFWN; encoded by the coding sequence GTGAAACGGCTGAACAATACCCTTTACGTCACCACGCCCGATACCTATCTCTCGCTTGACGGCGAGACTATCGTTGTCAAGAAAGATGCTCACGTTTCAACCCGACTGCCCCTCCATAATCTGGAAAACATCGTCTGTTTCAACTACCAGGGGGTCAGTCCTGCCCTGATGGGCGCCTGCGTTGATCGCAACATTGGACTGACATTTCTTGATGCAAACGGGCGATTTCAGGCACGGGTCGGCGGCAGGACACGCGGCAACGTGCTGTTGCGCAAAAAACAATACCGCATATCAGAGGATCGTGAATTACGCGCAGCGATTGCCACCTCATTTATACAGGGAAAAGTTTACAACTGTCGCAAAGTGCTGGAACGCACGCTGCGCGATCATACGCTCCTGATCGATGTCGAAGTCGTCAGGAACGCATCGGCGGCGCTCAAGGAAGCGCTCACGTCCATTTCCCGGTGCAGCAGCATAGAAGCGCTGCTGGCAGTCGAAGGCAATGCTGCCAGCGTCTATTTTGGCGTTTTCGACCATCTCGTCCTGCATCAAAAGGACGACTTTCGCTTCGAGGAACGATCACGTCGTCCGCCACGCAACAATATGAACGCACTGCTCTCGTTTCTGTACACCCTGCTGACGAACGAAGCAGTTTCGGCACTGGAAACAGTTGGGCTTGACCCCTATGTCGGCTTTCTGCACACCGACCGACCGGGTCGACCATCGCTCGCCCTCGACCTTATCGAGGAACTACGACCGATTTTCGCCGACCGGATGGCGCTTTCGCTGGTTAATCGCAAGCAGATCACGGCGAAAGGCTTCACATCCAAAGAGAGCGGCGGAGTTGTGATGGACGCCGATACTCGCAAGGCCGTAATCGGTGCATGGCAGGAGCGGAAGAAAGAGGAGATTCTCCACCCTTTCCTGAAAGAGCGGATACCTTTCGGTCTGATCCCGCACGTCCAGGCGACGCTTCTGGCGCGGCATCTACGGGGCGATCTCGACGCCTACCCGCCGTTTTTCTGGAACTGA
- the cas7c gene encoding type I-C CRISPR-associated protein Cas7/Csd2, which produces MTTTLSKKIDFAVILCVRNANPNGDPLNGNRPRTTYEGLGEISDVAIKRKIRNRVMELAKEIERIKEEERTEAQKQAYERLKGVEHPIFVQSDDNRNDEYTSLRERAEAYLKDFMNDRSAYQKKACETWFDVRAFGQVFPFKGKGKGKKGDKSNEGEESDGVSIGIRGPVSIHPAFSVVPVLDRVSSIQITKSVSNEPGEKRGSDTMGMKHRVDHGVYVFYGSINPQLASKTGFSDDDAAVIKEALRTLFRNDASSARPEGSIEVYRVYWWKHNSPNGQYSSAKVHRSLRVRVRDGIEDPKSIDDYVIELQDLDGLKPEVIEGE; this is translated from the coding sequence ATGACAACAACACTCTCGAAAAAGATCGACTTCGCCGTCATCCTGTGTGTCAGGAATGCCAACCCGAATGGCGATCCGCTCAACGGAAATCGCCCTCGCACCACCTATGAAGGGCTTGGTGAGATTTCCGATGTCGCGATTAAGCGCAAGATTCGCAATCGCGTGATGGAACTGGCAAAAGAGATAGAAAGGATCAAGGAGGAAGAAAGAACAGAGGCCCAGAAGCAGGCTTACGAACGGCTCAAGGGTGTAGAGCATCCAATATTCGTTCAATCTGATGATAATCGGAACGATGAATATACCAGTCTACGTGAGCGTGCCGAGGCGTATCTCAAGGATTTCATGAATGACAGATCGGCGTATCAGAAGAAAGCCTGCGAAACCTGGTTTGATGTCCGTGCCTTTGGGCAGGTGTTTCCTTTCAAGGGGAAGGGAAAAGGCAAGAAGGGCGATAAGAGTAATGAAGGTGAAGAGAGCGATGGCGTCTCGATTGGGATTCGCGGTCCGGTATCGATCCATCCCGCCTTCTCGGTTGTCCCTGTTCTCGACCGCGTTTCCAGCATTCAGATCACGAAAAGCGTGAGCAACGAACCTGGCGAAAAGCGCGGTTCTGATACGATGGGCATGAAGCATCGCGTTGATCACGGCGTGTACGTCTTTTATGGCAGCATTAACCCGCAACTGGCGAGCAAAACCGGCTTCTCAGACGATGATGCAGCAGTTATCAAGGAGGCATTGCGGACGCTGTTCCGTAATGACGCTTCCTCTGCCCGTCCTGAGGGTAGCATAGAAGTTTACAGGGTCTACTGGTGGAAGCACAACAGCCCGAATGGACAGTATTCCTCGGCGAAAGTACATCGTTCGCTGAGAGTTCGGGTTAGGGATGGGATTGAAGATCCGAAGAGTATTGACGACTACGTGATCGAGCTTCAAGACCTCGACGGTTTGAAGCCCGAAGTTATTGAGGGTGAATAG